TTGGTAAGAACTTGATGCATATTTGGTTCATGTGATAAAAGGTGAAGATGATTTATATCACTTAACGTAAATggtcaaatatcaaaatattctatTTAATATGTCTTATTCTACTTTAGCTCGTAATATTCTTCTTCAGTTATTTTACTTGTATTTGTGGCAAAACCAAAAAGAAGCTTAAGAGGTATCACATGACATTATTTtctcgaaaaaaataataatatatatatatatatatatatatatatataaattatgtttatgataaaaaattatatttatgtcacTGTAAGTTATCTGTCTTTTCCATtcgtaaatatttttaaaaaaaatactaatacaTTCATAACCATTGCAATAGTTTTAGGAAAAAAGGGTAAAAGATAATTTCAAATCTCAATTTTACTTTATTGGTTGACTATATATTAccgttaaaataaaattattcttattcCTATCATTACAAAACTTATCATTCATATCtctctttaaataaaaattcacaaatcaataaaaattaacctgattttcaaaaaaattaatccaatttttaagaaaacataGTCAACCAACTTAGTTTTTGTCTAATAAGTTTTCAGAATTGAATGACATCTTAATTAGAGGATATTTTCGAACAATTTTAAAagaacataacatataaaacaaaaagaacacaAGTTATTTTAGGATGAAAAATGGCTAATATTAAAAGATTTAGAATTAAAAGACCTATAAAATCAAGGGATCCAAATTAGAGAAGTTATCGCCGGTCTAGCAGCACGGAGCACAAAATAGGGCAAAATCCGACGCACTAATTGGTCTCCGCAGTGTTCTCCATGGACGGCTATCAATACCCTTATTATCAAACTCCACCACCACCAGTCCCTCCGCCGCCGCCTGGCACCACACTTCACGCGCTGCCGCCGGTGGTGGTCCAACCACTTCCTATTCCGCAATACCATCAGCCCCACCATCCATCCGCCCCTCCTCTTTATCCTCAGGATTCGCACGAAGATGTTCGAACTCTCTTCATTGCTGGGCTCCCTGAAGATGTCAAGCCTCGAGAAATTTACAACCTCTTTCGAGAATTCGCAGGCTATGAATCTTCTCATCTCCGTAGCCAAACTTCTAGTAATTCTCAGGTATGTACATTTATTGGCTCAAATTTAAGTGTCATACACATTTAACTGGGCTCAATTAGAGCGAATTGGATATAGAGGGTTTATACTTTATAAACAATCCCAAATAGCTAGGTATTTAGTGTGAATAGAAcggaattttattttatataaccAAAAAGTGTATGATTATATAGTATTGGTTAACTCCAAGCACAATTCAGTTGTCATATGAGAAAATGAGAGAAAGAAATATCCATGAAAGAGCTTCGGTTGTATTTCCTGGTGGAAATTCTGCTTTTGGAGATGTCTTTTTGATTACTATCTGACACGGCAGATTGTATTTCGCTAATGGAAGTCAAATGTTGAATGTAACAAGGATagactttcaaaatttgattattttgttaaaattaataagaataTTGCAGGTAGTGGAGTTCGATTCACATAGTTTTAGGAAACACAGATGAGCCTTCAGTGCAGGGTTTTGGATGTCGAAAGGCGACAAGAGGCTCCTCACCACAACGGAGGCAAGGCAAGCGGGTGAGGAGCTCAACTTTTTGAAGTGCGGTGCCAATTAAtaccataaaattaaaatatttctaatcaaaatttcaatagCAATAACATATTAGCAAATATTAAACAAACCCGATTTCTAATACAAACATTGATATATTGTTATCGCTGAATACAAAGTACAATGTATAATACGCAGAATAAAGTAATAACATACTAATTGCAGATAGATTACATAGGAGAAGTAACTAGAAGGGGATGAGATACCAGAACAGAAAAAGGGGATGAGAGATAACTGGAAGCCAAAGCTTCGACATAATTTTCGTAACCGTTCTTTCTGATCCCTAGACCTTTTAACACTAGCTAATTGGGCCTGGATTCCATTTAAAACTCTCCAACATTTTACTCGGCCAATAATATCAAGTGGATCAGTCATATTTGCCACGTCTAGGCCATAGGCCCCTATGAAGTCATCATGgatcacaataaaatatttcaattcaaaaactgaaaatagatagtacataaaaaatagtttagaaaacaaaacaaaagtcaAAACAGTGAGAAAGAAAACAAACAGAGGTAGAGTTGtctaaagaagaagaaggaggaggaggaggatgaaaaagaaatctaaagaatacctttataaaaaaagaaatctaaCGAATAAATTATAAGAAGAGAAGAATAAAAAGGATTTGTAAGAAGAAATGCGTATTGGTTAGACTTTTGAAGTCGCCGGAAAAGTTTGGTTGGTCACCCCATAAGTCTAGTCGACTGGTTGGAGTCGCAGTCGTAGTCTAAGAGTGCAACCATgtaaatttggaaaaaaaaaaaatcctaaaattaCCTTTAACTTTTAAAACCCTAAATTAGTCGCCTTTCTTTAACCAAATACAAAATGCAACACCTTTGTCGCCATGGTGTCCCCATTTGAAGATTGCCTCGCATAAAGCTAATATGCGATTAAGGTTCGCCTCTCGCCATTGGCGACGAGACGATCACCTTTTACAACAGTGCTTTAGTGATTGCAAAATCAAGGTGTATTCACATAGCTTATAGAAACCTAGAATTCTTGAAAGTACAGCTGAAGTTCCATATGTAGACTACTTATAGAGATATTGAAGAATATCGGGTATGGCATTCAGTTTGCATAGGTGGAGATAAAACTATATAGGTGCTTCTGTGAACCCGAGCAGCAAAGATGCTGCTACCTTTCTCATAGGATAAAATTCCTTCAACTAATAAATTATCTGTTTACCTTACGATTATAAGTGATATTGCTAGTATTATTGGCTATGGCTATGCAAGCTTTAATCTTTGTTGGACAGTGCAGTAAAAGGGTTTCTCTGTAAcaatcttaaaaaaaatgaataggataaatacttaaggtgatttatttattaattaaaatctattcattaagggtaaaatggttCTTTCACGtattgattaaaataaattagatttgtagttattaattattaattattaaattaaattgactaagtcttgccaacTAGTTTTAAGGGGGCACTATCTCACACAATCTCTCACACACCTAAACCCCTCTCTCTCATCCATTTTGATTTCTTTGctgcaaaaacagaaaaaaaaaaacattagaaaagaATCAAAAGTTCTTTACACTCaaagaacttaaaaaaaaaataaatacaaacaaGCAAGTTAACTTAAGAAACGAAAACTTTGCATCATCTTCTCGACGGGTTTgtgttgaaggtttaggggAGGTTTTGGGCAGCACTTGGAAGGTGTGGAAAACTACaacaaggtatgggttttctctcttggaatcctttcttcaagagaaatttctttctacaaaattcaacaTATGAAACTAGGGTGTTCCCTTTATTGTTGAACTCCTTATTCCTAGTCTCCTtctgatttcaatctaaattagtttagaaatcatgttgttggtatggttgctggtagctaagtgtgaaatatgatgttccttatgattttatgtttggaaatagtaagcatgttcaatgatgtcaaccaaaaatgatgtggtgcaatgtgtaaaatgtttgtttttctccatttgaagtcttaaaatggcttGTTTGATGATTGGAATTATTGTGCATAAGGTGTGCAAATTGTGGTGTTAAATGAAGTGTAAGGTGACTGATCTTAAGTGGAAAAATTCtaagctaaaacaacaatgaatctacacctaTGAATGTGTTAAACGAATTGTGAAAGTACCTCAAAACGAACGTATGTATGTTGTTAAATAAAGGCTAGAAAATTTGGTAAAATTTCCAGCACTTGGTGATGGAATTTTAGGCTAGAATACTTGAGGTTGAgaggtttaaaaatatattttaaacatgtgtggttagtggggattgaacccaagacctcactacatGAAAGCTGAAAAGATAAATGAATGAGaggtgtgggattcgaacccacaacctctcggcctaacaagagagtaaagagaaattttaaaaaataataaaaataatgagaggagtgggattcgttCCCACCACCTCTTGGCAGAATGAGAAGAACTAGGGTGAGACTGTGGGgtttcgaacccacaacctcttgaatggatgagaaagttaagagataaattaaaagaaaaataatgagcttgtgggggaatGAAcacacaacctccttgccttaaaacgaaaaaaagGGGAGgagaacaaaaaattaaatattatgggattgatgggaatcgaactagggtctcccaaatttgaaaaatgcaattatcaagtttaaaataagattaggtattgttcaagggattcgtaatcgggttcccttgcccaattccgtattgacacatgagtcatacgtaaacaaatatttaatgaatgctgcctctaaagatcaaaatcaatatcttgacATAAacacaagatgcataagtcttgtactacataatcttaggaagatttGAGTCACTTAATAAACTATGAATGACGCCTCATAGATTGTATgtatagatccataagtctagcatacgattaaaaataagtgaatctaagatgtatgtaatgaaatgatgaaaccctagaagggttaagtgcGAGTggaagatacactaaatggcccagtgcattgacatatgacgaaatgaacaatgaaatgatgaaatgaaaaatgaagtgatgaaaccctagtagggttaagtaagagtgtgaaacacactaaatggccaagtgcattgacatatgatgaaatgaacattcacgtaaaaaggggtgagtaattatgaagagcaaatgtgctaatgttaatgaatgtggtgacaacatgatatgaggctaatgtaaaagatgagagcaatctcaaatgagcctaaataaatgttactaaaacgtactcacctatgagagggtaaagttaatgaagagaccagtctctatgaacactctaatgaaagtattgagattaacacacttaatactaatgatgagatgagaaatcatctattgagctatgatgtcctcatactagaagtcaacttccatgatgtatgagtttgaatgtaatggaactttatactgagcaccgataggctaacTATGAGCGGTAATatcttctttcgggaagggcgaaggttcacgtaactctcatgagatgagactgtccggcttatcgggtatgggtctccatacatctcctagtctttgaacatatactgccaatataagtatctggcggggttaaattcccatatacgctagcatgttattgagtcactttggccggtgattccatctcttttcggtgctcacatgatctatgtcggttaaagttaaagttcccaatgaatgaaggagcccagcctcaaatgatgcacataatgaaatgaatgataccaaaggtgttagataagataatcaaatggtgagttagattcaagtaatgacattaggtcattcttggtcattgcacaacgaacccgatgaaagtcctaaactacatcctaggtatagctggtgtttacactggcccgtgaatgaaatgaaatggagtacgtatgaatggacgaaacagactctgtgtttgctaaagcagacttcctagttgaggtcctatatgttgagccctcatttctggaaagtcttaatgttaagtccatgattcctaGTTCttatggcatatgaatgaatgatatgaaagatgttatgttctatatgtgatatgatatgtgaaatatgttatatgctgtttgcaaaatgataagtttgatgatgcatgttacactcatggcatgactttccaaattcaaatttggcaggtccattgacttttctaatccaaatttggaaagttcactaactttcttaatctcaatttggcaagtccactgacttgactttccataatcatgttgttaggaaatagctattctttctcatgcatgtccttggtgtgtgcttgcatatacccatacttagtacaagtgtgtacttattccatacaaatatctacttttaggtacAGGCACAGGTAGACGTTAGATCTTACAGTACGACGTTGCAACTATCCGGGCATGGAggtttcatccggacttggtagaccctcatgcttttgaggctGTCTattgttattatctagcttagatgtaggctttaacTAGTGGAGCGttttccactagtgtttcatttcccatttcatttcagactttgtattggtgccgttttggcaagtacacatttaatgcagctacaaactatttctttcatttgattatctctatattagatggttgatttgtgaacgcctataatgttaagtttaaaatgtttagcatgaagtaagaagacaaaaagttcaaattttccgctaaaattatgtaaagtaaggatgacataagtaggcttgtttgcgacctctgagaggtcaacgacgccggtctcgtctggggtctagattccgatcgtgacaaagttggtatcagagcactaggttaaattctgagAATAgtgagttcacatcaaccacattgagtagtttctaagttatggtagtgaagtgcaccactatcctgagtTAGAGgctgcatgatgcataggaaaaatttcccttcttctgatcctatcgtgcttttcctaatgtctgaattcttggtgttatgaacgtgtctaacatcaatccttgttgtttttagAGAATGAACAATTGGAGAACTAAGGGTCTGAGGAGGGGAGGAGTAGCAGCTAGGGGTAATCAgaatccaccccaggctccagctgaaggagtggccatTCCAGTTAACCCCGCTGGGTTGAttgatgctgaggtgagggcatctctagCCCAAatggcacaggccatcacgATGCAGGCTCATGCTATGACTGCCCAAGTCAACCGGCAGAATGCTCGGAGGGAGATCCCACCGGTTTGCAGCATGGCTGACAGACTGCgagatttcacgaggatgaatcctcctatattcacAGGGGCTAAGACATCagaggatcctcaagagtttgtagacgaggtgcataagatcctggtggctatgggggctactgatattgagaaggttgagctggcttcctaccagctcaaggatgttgcacagacttgatgcaagatgtggcaagatagccgTGTCTTAGGTAGAGTGCCAGTCACATGGGAGCTGTTCAAGACAACAtttctggagagattcttccccagagagatgagggaggccaagcttgaggagttcatcaaccttaaacaaggctctatgacggtcagggagtattccctgaagtttgttaagctatcaaggtatgttactTTTCCTAATATTTAATAGCAAGAATGGGGAGAATACTGAACTTTGTTGAAAtcatccaggtatgctacttccctggtttctaacagcagggatgagatgatcatgttcctcacaggaatcaatggagacctggaggaggagtgtcggtctgcgatgctccatgataatatggacctttccaggttaatggtgcatgtccagcaggtagaggacagccgCAAGAGGAGAGGCGTTCGTGATGTTAGGAGGCCtaggcctcaagatcaggcagatcccagccatggaggccacagaaacaattttggcgtccgtgagcagcccaagttcaagaaggggcaacagagttctTGTAATTCTAACCctcagaggagtacaacacGTAGAGGAGGCAGACCTGAACCCAAgaggggcaatggaggtgagttGCAGCGTCCTAAGAAGAACTGTGCTAAATGTGGCGAAGCTCATAGTGGAGAGTGCAaacagggcactaatgcctgcttcggttGTGGTGAGATTGGACACATGGTCAGAAACTGTCTACATAACAGAGGTCAGgttggaggtaatgctcagtcTAGGCCTAACCCACAGAGTGCAGCAGCGCcgagcctcccaagaggaacagaTTCTATGCCCTGAAGGGCAGGAAGGAGCAGGAGAaatccgctgatgtggtcacaggtatgctgcaagtattctcaacttctgtttatgctttacttgatccagggtctatgCTTTCCTTTGTGACTCCTTTGCTTGCCCTTACCTTTGAAATACTAcatgaagttctgcatgatcctatagtggttagtacgcctttaggagaaaatgtaaaaaCTGATagggtatacaaggattgcccaatagttgtaagtggtaagactatgtgtgcaaacttgattgagttacccatgcatgattttgatattattcttggcatggactggcttcacagttgttatgcttgcttggactgtcgtagtagagtggtgagatttcaCTTCCCTGATGAAGAAGagttagtctgggaggggtacaattcgagtcgtcctaatcccttgatttcaaatcttaaggccaataaaatgatgtccaaggggttactatgtcatcttgtgagtgttaatgatttaaatCATGACATTctttccatagactcagtgcccgtagtgaatgagttcctacatgtatttcttgaagatttgcccggagtccctccccttcgagagattgactttggtattgacttagaACCCGATTCTAAACCA
This window of the Solanum pennellii chromosome 2, SPENNV200 genome carries:
- the LOC114076138 gene encoding uncharacterized protein LOC114076138, yielding MIMFLTGINGDLEEECRSAMLHDNMDLSRLMVHVQQVEDSRKRRGVRDVRRPRPQDQADPSHGGHRNNFGVREQPKFKKGQQSSCNSNPQRSTTRRGGRPEPKRGNGGELQRPKKNCAKCGEAHSGECKQGTNACFGCGEIGHMVRNCLHNRGQVGGNAQSRPNPQSAAAPSLPRGTDSMP